From a region of the Asterias amurensis chromosome 2, ASM3211899v1 genome:
- the LOC139954147 gene encoding uncharacterized protein isoform X1, which translates to MLCRVSSVELCLKFELSADGDFLCEEIQIRAFCDHFFCREKKFCIMIGRCFCTKAQRDKAQEQLRHRMRRRNNGTSSSMVSSRLKNSSHSGMGETTQVKGVKTVWHTIKNNSKDEWQTQEAHYSALAHPDRVTGGEKKARHEVVPLGELVDRVMQRRGHMKDTSPMTIRAIKPPAPPYAIQQPSLIRKMVHVQQPITKRKPKSSGPYVVVLKRDISTKSSDLAMNTGSKALPPIKQQNNSEDVEMGTWRPELETNHKPYIHPNAEDRSVTNYRLQMQQAIKIAELRGDFTTSTKPMHKHAPLPAIQVSYEVHEDQPLETSVKVELDVDATTATEEPIIVEQKEKQVDNQESVKIVTKDSNVLNPNRFTSSKEVLTQMQARKQAKRRKIKGDDFNNPLRTRNRYTAKSKQFKADINKERELSMIQEDQSSISDRLSRLSAGRTSVASFRSVASLKRIEETEVPGDRTTRPQAGRNRGLNITETPTRGDEHDTQPSAKEDENGNSDPERGLCPEYSSEHCSSKNNIHGAKHNNETKSEFEPSKTDTIITDTDKPSTMSKDESICQTSSVVVQTSSEIDQNMVWIPGKGSPSPDSFTDSETEASNDDPSTFSQDNNGEFHNSDRTTDDSLEGDSNKSNRTSENPDKSEDDSLVVMDTIKQQSVDRFREADSHQGIPALETFDRRDMILPAETVQ; encoded by the exons ATGTTGTGTAGAGTGAGCAGTGTTGAGCTATGCCTAAAATTTGAGCTGAGTGCGGATGGAGACTTTTTATGCGAGGAAATTCAGATTAGGGCTTTCTGCGATCATTTTTTCTGTCGTGAGAAGAAATTTTGTATTATGATAGGACGATGTTTCTGTACAAAAGCTCAG AGGGACAAAGCACAAGAGCAACTGCGACACCGGATGAGAAGACGGAACAATG GTAcctcttcctccatggtttcatCCAGACTAAAGAACTCCTCCCACAGCGGCATGGGTGAAACCACTCAAGTAAAAGGGGTGAAAACCGTGTGGCACACCATAAAGAACAACTCAAAAGACGAATG GCAAACCCAGGAAGCTCATTATAGTGCCCTCGCCCACCCAGATAGGGTGACGGGTGGTGAAAAGAAGGCCAGGCATGAGGTTGTACCATTAGGGGAGCTGGTGGACAGGGTGATGCAAAGAAGAGGTCACATGAAAGACACCTCCCCTATGACCATCAG AGCCATCAAACCCCCTGCACCACCGTATGCAATTCAACAGCCTTCTCTGATCAG aaaaatggtacatgtacagcagCCCATCACCAAAAGGAAGCCCAAAAGTAGTGGACCATATGTTGTCGTCCTGAAACGAGACATCTCAACTAAGAGCTCAGATCTAGCCATGAATACCGGGTCAAAAGCTCTACCTCCAATCAAACAGCAGAACAACTCAGAGGATGTGGAGATGGGGACATGGAGACCAGAGCTTGAGACGAACCACAAACCCTACATTCACCCAAATGCAGAGGACAGGTCTGTGACAAACTATCGGCTACAGATGCAGCAAGCTATTAAGATAGCGGAGCTCAGAGGTGATTTCACCACCAGTACTAAACCAATGCACAAACATGCACCTCTCCCTGCCATCCAGGTCTCGTATGAAGTACATGAGGATCAGCCTCTTGAGACAAGTGTTAAGGTGGAACTTGACGTCGATGCTACAACGGCAACAGAGGAACCGATAATTGTtgaacagaaagaaaaacaggTGGATAACCAGGAAAGTGTGAAGATTGTAACCAAGGACTCGAACGTATTAAATCctaacagatttacatcaagCAAAGAGGTACTGACACAAATGCAGGCTCGGAAGCAAGCAAAGAGGAGGAAAATCAAAGGGGATGATTTCAATAATCCATTGAGAACTCGCAACAGGTACACTGCAAAGTCTAAGCAGTTCAAAGCAGACATTAACAAGGAACGGGAGCTGTCAATGATCCAGGAGGACCAGTCTTCGATAAGTGACAGGCTGAGCAGATTGTCTGCTGGGAGAACTAGTGTAGCCTCCTTCCGGAGTGTTGCTTCTCTCAAACGAATTGAGGAAACTGAGGTGCCAGGTGATCGTACAACACGACCCCAAGCTGGTAGAAATAGAGGTTTAAACATCACTGAGACACCAACTAGAGGAGATGAACACGATACACAACCATCAGCCAAAGAAGATGAAAATGGAAACAGTGACCCTGAGAGAGGTCTTTGTCCTGAGTACTCATCTGAACATTGCTCCAGCAAAAATAACATTCATGGTGCTAAACATAATAATGAAACCAAGTCTGAATTTGAACCTAGCAAGACCGACACAATCATAACAGACACTGATAAACCCTCAACAATGTCAAAAGATGAAAGTATTTGTCAGACTAGCTCTGTTGTTGTCCAAACGTCCTCTGAAATAGATCAAAATATGGTTTGGATTCCTGGTAAGGGCAGCCCCTCACCAGACAGTTTCACGGATTCTGAAACGGAAGCCAGCAATGATGACccatcaacattttcacaagatAATAACGGTGAGTTTCATAACTCGGACAGAACAACAGATGATTCTCTAGAGGGAGACTCAAATAAGTCAAATCGTACCAGTGAGAATCCTGACAAATCAGAGGATGACTCGCTCGTTGTTATGGACACTATAAAGCAGCAATCTGTAGATCGGTTTAGAGAGGCAGACAGTCACCAGGGTATCCCAGCTCTGGAGACCTTCGATAGGAGAGACATGATCTTGCCGGCAGAGACTGTTCAATAA
- the LOC139954147 gene encoding uncharacterized protein isoform X3 encodes MEIEKVAAHNADAYNPGRGSAQKRKRDKAQEQLRHRMRRRNNGTSSSMVSSRLKNSSHSGMGETTQVKGVKTVWHTIKNNSKDEWQTQEAHYSALAHPDRVTGGEKKARHEVVPLGELVDRVMQRRGHMKDTSPMTIRAIKPPAPPYAIQQPSLIRKMVHVQQPITKRKPKSSGPYVVVLKRDISTKSSDLAMNTGSKALPPIKQQNNSEDVEMGTWRPELETNHKPYIHPNAEDRSVTNYRLQMQQAIKIAELRGDFTTSTKPMHKHAPLPAIQVSYEVHEDQPLETSVKVELDVDATTATEEPIIVEQKEKQVDNQESVKIVTKDSNVLNPNRFTSSKEVLTQMQARKQAKRRKIKGDDFNNPLRTRNRYTAKSKQFKADINKERELSMIQEDQSSISDRLSRLSAGRTSVASFRSVASLKRIEETEVPGDRTTRPQAGRNRGLNITETPTRGDEHDTQPSAKEDENGNSDPERGLCPEYSSEHCSSKNNIHGAKHNNETKSEFEPSKTDTIITDTDKPSTMSKDESICQTSSVVVQTSSEIDQNMVWIPGKGSPSPDSFTDSETEASNDDPSTFSQDNNGEFHNSDRTTDDSLEGDSNKSNRTSENPDKSEDDSLVVMDTIKQQSVDRFREADSHQGIPALETFDRRDMILPAETVQ; translated from the exons ATGGAAATTGAAAAG GTAGCAGCCCACAATGCAGATGCCTACAATCCGGGAAGAGGTTCAGCCCAAAAACGAAAG AGGGACAAAGCACAAGAGCAACTGCGACACCGGATGAGAAGACGGAACAATG GTAcctcttcctccatggtttcatCCAGACTAAAGAACTCCTCCCACAGCGGCATGGGTGAAACCACTCAAGTAAAAGGGGTGAAAACCGTGTGGCACACCATAAAGAACAACTCAAAAGACGAATG GCAAACCCAGGAAGCTCATTATAGTGCCCTCGCCCACCCAGATAGGGTGACGGGTGGTGAAAAGAAGGCCAGGCATGAGGTTGTACCATTAGGGGAGCTGGTGGACAGGGTGATGCAAAGAAGAGGTCACATGAAAGACACCTCCCCTATGACCATCAG AGCCATCAAACCCCCTGCACCACCGTATGCAATTCAACAGCCTTCTCTGATCAG aaaaatggtacatgtacagcagCCCATCACCAAAAGGAAGCCCAAAAGTAGTGGACCATATGTTGTCGTCCTGAAACGAGACATCTCAACTAAGAGCTCAGATCTAGCCATGAATACCGGGTCAAAAGCTCTACCTCCAATCAAACAGCAGAACAACTCAGAGGATGTGGAGATGGGGACATGGAGACCAGAGCTTGAGACGAACCACAAACCCTACATTCACCCAAATGCAGAGGACAGGTCTGTGACAAACTATCGGCTACAGATGCAGCAAGCTATTAAGATAGCGGAGCTCAGAGGTGATTTCACCACCAGTACTAAACCAATGCACAAACATGCACCTCTCCCTGCCATCCAGGTCTCGTATGAAGTACATGAGGATCAGCCTCTTGAGACAAGTGTTAAGGTGGAACTTGACGTCGATGCTACAACGGCAACAGAGGAACCGATAATTGTtgaacagaaagaaaaacaggTGGATAACCAGGAAAGTGTGAAGATTGTAACCAAGGACTCGAACGTATTAAATCctaacagatttacatcaagCAAAGAGGTACTGACACAAATGCAGGCTCGGAAGCAAGCAAAGAGGAGGAAAATCAAAGGGGATGATTTCAATAATCCATTGAGAACTCGCAACAGGTACACTGCAAAGTCTAAGCAGTTCAAAGCAGACATTAACAAGGAACGGGAGCTGTCAATGATCCAGGAGGACCAGTCTTCGATAAGTGACAGGCTGAGCAGATTGTCTGCTGGGAGAACTAGTGTAGCCTCCTTCCGGAGTGTTGCTTCTCTCAAACGAATTGAGGAAACTGAGGTGCCAGGTGATCGTACAACACGACCCCAAGCTGGTAGAAATAGAGGTTTAAACATCACTGAGACACCAACTAGAGGAGATGAACACGATACACAACCATCAGCCAAAGAAGATGAAAATGGAAACAGTGACCCTGAGAGAGGTCTTTGTCCTGAGTACTCATCTGAACATTGCTCCAGCAAAAATAACATTCATGGTGCTAAACATAATAATGAAACCAAGTCTGAATTTGAACCTAGCAAGACCGACACAATCATAACAGACACTGATAAACCCTCAACAATGTCAAAAGATGAAAGTATTTGTCAGACTAGCTCTGTTGTTGTCCAAACGTCCTCTGAAATAGATCAAAATATGGTTTGGATTCCTGGTAAGGGCAGCCCCTCACCAGACAGTTTCACGGATTCTGAAACGGAAGCCAGCAATGATGACccatcaacattttcacaagatAATAACGGTGAGTTTCATAACTCGGACAGAACAACAGATGATTCTCTAGAGGGAGACTCAAATAAGTCAAATCGTACCAGTGAGAATCCTGACAAATCAGAGGATGACTCGCTCGTTGTTATGGACACTATAAAGCAGCAATCTGTAGATCGGTTTAGAGAGGCAGACAGTCACCAGGGTATCCCAGCTCTGGAGACCTTCGATAGGAGAGACATGATCTTGCCGGCAGAGACTGTTCAATAA
- the LOC139954147 gene encoding uncharacterized protein isoform X5 encodes MDDCTSSMSERSTRVDRDKAQEQLRHRMRRRNNGTSSSMVSSRLKNSSHSGMGETTQVKGVKTVWHTIKNNSKDEWQTQEAHYSALAHPDRVTGGEKKARHEVVPLGELVDRVMQRRGHMKDTSPMTIRAIKPPAPPYAIQQPSLIRKMVHVQQPITKRKPKSSGPYVVVLKRDISTKSSDLAMNTGSKALPPIKQQNNSEDVEMGTWRPELETNHKPYIHPNAEDRSVTNYRLQMQQAIKIAELRGDFTTSTKPMHKHAPLPAIQVSYEVHEDQPLETSVKVELDVDATTATEEPIIVEQKEKQVDNQESVKIVTKDSNVLNPNRFTSSKEVLTQMQARKQAKRRKIKGDDFNNPLRTRNRYTAKSKQFKADINKERELSMIQEDQSSISDRLSRLSAGRTSVASFRSVASLKRIEETEVPGDRTTRPQAGRNRGLNITETPTRGDEHDTQPSAKEDENGNSDPERGLCPEYSSEHCSSKNNIHGAKHNNETKSEFEPSKTDTIITDTDKPSTMSKDESICQTSSVVVQTSSEIDQNMVWIPGKGSPSPDSFTDSETEASNDDPSTFSQDNNGEFHNSDRTTDDSLEGDSNKSNRTSENPDKSEDDSLVVMDTIKQQSVDRFREADSHQGIPALETFDRRDMILPAETVQ; translated from the exons ATGGATGACTGCACGAGCTCCATGTCAGAGAGGTCGACCAGAGTCGAT AGGGACAAAGCACAAGAGCAACTGCGACACCGGATGAGAAGACGGAACAATG GTAcctcttcctccatggtttcatCCAGACTAAAGAACTCCTCCCACAGCGGCATGGGTGAAACCACTCAAGTAAAAGGGGTGAAAACCGTGTGGCACACCATAAAGAACAACTCAAAAGACGAATG GCAAACCCAGGAAGCTCATTATAGTGCCCTCGCCCACCCAGATAGGGTGACGGGTGGTGAAAAGAAGGCCAGGCATGAGGTTGTACCATTAGGGGAGCTGGTGGACAGGGTGATGCAAAGAAGAGGTCACATGAAAGACACCTCCCCTATGACCATCAG AGCCATCAAACCCCCTGCACCACCGTATGCAATTCAACAGCCTTCTCTGATCAG aaaaatggtacatgtacagcagCCCATCACCAAAAGGAAGCCCAAAAGTAGTGGACCATATGTTGTCGTCCTGAAACGAGACATCTCAACTAAGAGCTCAGATCTAGCCATGAATACCGGGTCAAAAGCTCTACCTCCAATCAAACAGCAGAACAACTCAGAGGATGTGGAGATGGGGACATGGAGACCAGAGCTTGAGACGAACCACAAACCCTACATTCACCCAAATGCAGAGGACAGGTCTGTGACAAACTATCGGCTACAGATGCAGCAAGCTATTAAGATAGCGGAGCTCAGAGGTGATTTCACCACCAGTACTAAACCAATGCACAAACATGCACCTCTCCCTGCCATCCAGGTCTCGTATGAAGTACATGAGGATCAGCCTCTTGAGACAAGTGTTAAGGTGGAACTTGACGTCGATGCTACAACGGCAACAGAGGAACCGATAATTGTtgaacagaaagaaaaacaggTGGATAACCAGGAAAGTGTGAAGATTGTAACCAAGGACTCGAACGTATTAAATCctaacagatttacatcaagCAAAGAGGTACTGACACAAATGCAGGCTCGGAAGCAAGCAAAGAGGAGGAAAATCAAAGGGGATGATTTCAATAATCCATTGAGAACTCGCAACAGGTACACTGCAAAGTCTAAGCAGTTCAAAGCAGACATTAACAAGGAACGGGAGCTGTCAATGATCCAGGAGGACCAGTCTTCGATAAGTGACAGGCTGAGCAGATTGTCTGCTGGGAGAACTAGTGTAGCCTCCTTCCGGAGTGTTGCTTCTCTCAAACGAATTGAGGAAACTGAGGTGCCAGGTGATCGTACAACACGACCCCAAGCTGGTAGAAATAGAGGTTTAAACATCACTGAGACACCAACTAGAGGAGATGAACACGATACACAACCATCAGCCAAAGAAGATGAAAATGGAAACAGTGACCCTGAGAGAGGTCTTTGTCCTGAGTACTCATCTGAACATTGCTCCAGCAAAAATAACATTCATGGTGCTAAACATAATAATGAAACCAAGTCTGAATTTGAACCTAGCAAGACCGACACAATCATAACAGACACTGATAAACCCTCAACAATGTCAAAAGATGAAAGTATTTGTCAGACTAGCTCTGTTGTTGTCCAAACGTCCTCTGAAATAGATCAAAATATGGTTTGGATTCCTGGTAAGGGCAGCCCCTCACCAGACAGTTTCACGGATTCTGAAACGGAAGCCAGCAATGATGACccatcaacattttcacaagatAATAACGGTGAGTTTCATAACTCGGACAGAACAACAGATGATTCTCTAGAGGGAGACTCAAATAAGTCAAATCGTACCAGTGAGAATCCTGACAAATCAGAGGATGACTCGCTCGTTGTTATGGACACTATAAAGCAGCAATCTGTAGATCGGTTTAGAGAGGCAGACAGTCACCAGGGTATCCCAGCTCTGGAGACCTTCGATAGGAGAGACATGATCTTGCCGGCAGAGACTGTTCAATAA
- the LOC139954147 gene encoding uncharacterized protein isoform X2, whose translation MTELVHEQLVVAAHNADAYNPGRGSAQKRKRDKAQEQLRHRMRRRNNGTSSSMVSSRLKNSSHSGMGETTQVKGVKTVWHTIKNNSKDEWQTQEAHYSALAHPDRVTGGEKKARHEVVPLGELVDRVMQRRGHMKDTSPMTIRAIKPPAPPYAIQQPSLIRKMVHVQQPITKRKPKSSGPYVVVLKRDISTKSSDLAMNTGSKALPPIKQQNNSEDVEMGTWRPELETNHKPYIHPNAEDRSVTNYRLQMQQAIKIAELRGDFTTSTKPMHKHAPLPAIQVSYEVHEDQPLETSVKVELDVDATTATEEPIIVEQKEKQVDNQESVKIVTKDSNVLNPNRFTSSKEVLTQMQARKQAKRRKIKGDDFNNPLRTRNRYTAKSKQFKADINKERELSMIQEDQSSISDRLSRLSAGRTSVASFRSVASLKRIEETEVPGDRTTRPQAGRNRGLNITETPTRGDEHDTQPSAKEDENGNSDPERGLCPEYSSEHCSSKNNIHGAKHNNETKSEFEPSKTDTIITDTDKPSTMSKDESICQTSSVVVQTSSEIDQNMVWIPGKGSPSPDSFTDSETEASNDDPSTFSQDNNGEFHNSDRTTDDSLEGDSNKSNRTSENPDKSEDDSLVVMDTIKQQSVDRFREADSHQGIPALETFDRRDMILPAETVQ comes from the exons ATGACTGAACTGGTTCATGAACAACTGGTG GTAGCAGCCCACAATGCAGATGCCTACAATCCGGGAAGAGGTTCAGCCCAAAAACGAAAG AGGGACAAAGCACAAGAGCAACTGCGACACCGGATGAGAAGACGGAACAATG GTAcctcttcctccatggtttcatCCAGACTAAAGAACTCCTCCCACAGCGGCATGGGTGAAACCACTCAAGTAAAAGGGGTGAAAACCGTGTGGCACACCATAAAGAACAACTCAAAAGACGAATG GCAAACCCAGGAAGCTCATTATAGTGCCCTCGCCCACCCAGATAGGGTGACGGGTGGTGAAAAGAAGGCCAGGCATGAGGTTGTACCATTAGGGGAGCTGGTGGACAGGGTGATGCAAAGAAGAGGTCACATGAAAGACACCTCCCCTATGACCATCAG AGCCATCAAACCCCCTGCACCACCGTATGCAATTCAACAGCCTTCTCTGATCAG aaaaatggtacatgtacagcagCCCATCACCAAAAGGAAGCCCAAAAGTAGTGGACCATATGTTGTCGTCCTGAAACGAGACATCTCAACTAAGAGCTCAGATCTAGCCATGAATACCGGGTCAAAAGCTCTACCTCCAATCAAACAGCAGAACAACTCAGAGGATGTGGAGATGGGGACATGGAGACCAGAGCTTGAGACGAACCACAAACCCTACATTCACCCAAATGCAGAGGACAGGTCTGTGACAAACTATCGGCTACAGATGCAGCAAGCTATTAAGATAGCGGAGCTCAGAGGTGATTTCACCACCAGTACTAAACCAATGCACAAACATGCACCTCTCCCTGCCATCCAGGTCTCGTATGAAGTACATGAGGATCAGCCTCTTGAGACAAGTGTTAAGGTGGAACTTGACGTCGATGCTACAACGGCAACAGAGGAACCGATAATTGTtgaacagaaagaaaaacaggTGGATAACCAGGAAAGTGTGAAGATTGTAACCAAGGACTCGAACGTATTAAATCctaacagatttacatcaagCAAAGAGGTACTGACACAAATGCAGGCTCGGAAGCAAGCAAAGAGGAGGAAAATCAAAGGGGATGATTTCAATAATCCATTGAGAACTCGCAACAGGTACACTGCAAAGTCTAAGCAGTTCAAAGCAGACATTAACAAGGAACGGGAGCTGTCAATGATCCAGGAGGACCAGTCTTCGATAAGTGACAGGCTGAGCAGATTGTCTGCTGGGAGAACTAGTGTAGCCTCCTTCCGGAGTGTTGCTTCTCTCAAACGAATTGAGGAAACTGAGGTGCCAGGTGATCGTACAACACGACCCCAAGCTGGTAGAAATAGAGGTTTAAACATCACTGAGACACCAACTAGAGGAGATGAACACGATACACAACCATCAGCCAAAGAAGATGAAAATGGAAACAGTGACCCTGAGAGAGGTCTTTGTCCTGAGTACTCATCTGAACATTGCTCCAGCAAAAATAACATTCATGGTGCTAAACATAATAATGAAACCAAGTCTGAATTTGAACCTAGCAAGACCGACACAATCATAACAGACACTGATAAACCCTCAACAATGTCAAAAGATGAAAGTATTTGTCAGACTAGCTCTGTTGTTGTCCAAACGTCCTCTGAAATAGATCAAAATATGGTTTGGATTCCTGGTAAGGGCAGCCCCTCACCAGACAGTTTCACGGATTCTGAAACGGAAGCCAGCAATGATGACccatcaacattttcacaagatAATAACGGTGAGTTTCATAACTCGGACAGAACAACAGATGATTCTCTAGAGGGAGACTCAAATAAGTCAAATCGTACCAGTGAGAATCCTGACAAATCAGAGGATGACTCGCTCGTTGTTATGGACACTATAAAGCAGCAATCTGTAGATCGGTTTAGAGAGGCAGACAGTCACCAGGGTATCCCAGCTCTGGAGACCTTCGATAGGAGAGACATGATCTTGCCGGCAGAGACTGTTCAATAA
- the LOC139954148 gene encoding methyl-CpG-binding domain protein 4-like codes for MKTRVKKRKLSQVVGSSTVPARIKATQRATTSTGGGGTGRNGSSSTKEDSSEVQQSKKRRKRSSLTVAPKRRTSTRLRKPTKRSPYFGKGAVKAPKKPPKKKWTPPKSPFNLVQESLFHDSWKLLVATMFLNRTTGVKAIPVLWKFFESWPNAEVTRKADWTDMVELLHPLGLHLKRAQMIVRFSDEYLSKDWTYPIELHGIGKYGNDSYRIFCVREWKEVEPTDHMLNKYHDWLWQNYA; via the exons ATGAAAACGAGAGTAAAGAAACGAAAACTTAGCCAAGTCGTCGGTAGCTCCACCGTCCCCGCACGCATCAAGGCGACTCAACGGGCAACAACCAGCACTGGTGGTGGTGGTACTGGTAGAAATG GCTCATCAAGTACAAAGGAGGATTCCAGTGAAGTTCAACAGAGCAAGAAGAGAAGAAAGAGAAGTAGTCTGACAGTGGCTCCCAAAAGACGAACATCAACAAGACTGAGAAAACCTACAAAAAGAAGTCCATATTTTGGCAAGGGGGCAGTGAAGGCTCCCAAGAAACCACCAAAGAAGAAGTGGACTCCACCCAAGTCACCATTTAATCTGGTACAGGAGAGTTTATTTCATGATTCGTGGAAGTTGCTTGTTGCCACCATGTTCTTGAACAGAACTACAG GGGTTAAAGCAATACCAGTGCTGTGGAAGTTTTTTGAGTCTTGGCCCAATGCTGAGGTAACTCGTAAGGCCGACTGGACGGACATGGTGGAGCTACTTCACCCTCTAGGACTTCATCTGAAGAGAGCCCAAATGATCGTCAGATTCTCAG ATGAGTATCTATCCAAGGACTGGACTTATCCCATTGAACTCCATGGCATTGGCAAATATGGAAATGACTCTTACCGCATCTTTTGTGTTCGAGAATGGAAGGAG GTTGAACCGACTGATCATATGCTGAACAAGTATCATGACTGGCTGTGGCAGAATTATGCGTGA
- the LOC139954147 gene encoding uncharacterized protein isoform X4: MTELVAAHNADAYNPGRGSAQKRKRDKAQEQLRHRMRRRNNGTSSSMVSSRLKNSSHSGMGETTQVKGVKTVWHTIKNNSKDEWQTQEAHYSALAHPDRVTGGEKKARHEVVPLGELVDRVMQRRGHMKDTSPMTIRAIKPPAPPYAIQQPSLIRKMVHVQQPITKRKPKSSGPYVVVLKRDISTKSSDLAMNTGSKALPPIKQQNNSEDVEMGTWRPELETNHKPYIHPNAEDRSVTNYRLQMQQAIKIAELRGDFTTSTKPMHKHAPLPAIQVSYEVHEDQPLETSVKVELDVDATTATEEPIIVEQKEKQVDNQESVKIVTKDSNVLNPNRFTSSKEVLTQMQARKQAKRRKIKGDDFNNPLRTRNRYTAKSKQFKADINKERELSMIQEDQSSISDRLSRLSAGRTSVASFRSVASLKRIEETEVPGDRTTRPQAGRNRGLNITETPTRGDEHDTQPSAKEDENGNSDPERGLCPEYSSEHCSSKNNIHGAKHNNETKSEFEPSKTDTIITDTDKPSTMSKDESICQTSSVVVQTSSEIDQNMVWIPGKGSPSPDSFTDSETEASNDDPSTFSQDNNGEFHNSDRTTDDSLEGDSNKSNRTSENPDKSEDDSLVVMDTIKQQSVDRFREADSHQGIPALETFDRRDMILPAETVQ, encoded by the exons ATGACTGAACTG GTAGCAGCCCACAATGCAGATGCCTACAATCCGGGAAGAGGTTCAGCCCAAAAACGAAAG AGGGACAAAGCACAAGAGCAACTGCGACACCGGATGAGAAGACGGAACAATG GTAcctcttcctccatggtttcatCCAGACTAAAGAACTCCTCCCACAGCGGCATGGGTGAAACCACTCAAGTAAAAGGGGTGAAAACCGTGTGGCACACCATAAAGAACAACTCAAAAGACGAATG GCAAACCCAGGAAGCTCATTATAGTGCCCTCGCCCACCCAGATAGGGTGACGGGTGGTGAAAAGAAGGCCAGGCATGAGGTTGTACCATTAGGGGAGCTGGTGGACAGGGTGATGCAAAGAAGAGGTCACATGAAAGACACCTCCCCTATGACCATCAG AGCCATCAAACCCCCTGCACCACCGTATGCAATTCAACAGCCTTCTCTGATCAG aaaaatggtacatgtacagcagCCCATCACCAAAAGGAAGCCCAAAAGTAGTGGACCATATGTTGTCGTCCTGAAACGAGACATCTCAACTAAGAGCTCAGATCTAGCCATGAATACCGGGTCAAAAGCTCTACCTCCAATCAAACAGCAGAACAACTCAGAGGATGTGGAGATGGGGACATGGAGACCAGAGCTTGAGACGAACCACAAACCCTACATTCACCCAAATGCAGAGGACAGGTCTGTGACAAACTATCGGCTACAGATGCAGCAAGCTATTAAGATAGCGGAGCTCAGAGGTGATTTCACCACCAGTACTAAACCAATGCACAAACATGCACCTCTCCCTGCCATCCAGGTCTCGTATGAAGTACATGAGGATCAGCCTCTTGAGACAAGTGTTAAGGTGGAACTTGACGTCGATGCTACAACGGCAACAGAGGAACCGATAATTGTtgaacagaaagaaaaacaggTGGATAACCAGGAAAGTGTGAAGATTGTAACCAAGGACTCGAACGTATTAAATCctaacagatttacatcaagCAAAGAGGTACTGACACAAATGCAGGCTCGGAAGCAAGCAAAGAGGAGGAAAATCAAAGGGGATGATTTCAATAATCCATTGAGAACTCGCAACAGGTACACTGCAAAGTCTAAGCAGTTCAAAGCAGACATTAACAAGGAACGGGAGCTGTCAATGATCCAGGAGGACCAGTCTTCGATAAGTGACAGGCTGAGCAGATTGTCTGCTGGGAGAACTAGTGTAGCCTCCTTCCGGAGTGTTGCTTCTCTCAAACGAATTGAGGAAACTGAGGTGCCAGGTGATCGTACAACACGACCCCAAGCTGGTAGAAATAGAGGTTTAAACATCACTGAGACACCAACTAGAGGAGATGAACACGATACACAACCATCAGCCAAAGAAGATGAAAATGGAAACAGTGACCCTGAGAGAGGTCTTTGTCCTGAGTACTCATCTGAACATTGCTCCAGCAAAAATAACATTCATGGTGCTAAACATAATAATGAAACCAAGTCTGAATTTGAACCTAGCAAGACCGACACAATCATAACAGACACTGATAAACCCTCAACAATGTCAAAAGATGAAAGTATTTGTCAGACTAGCTCTGTTGTTGTCCAAACGTCCTCTGAAATAGATCAAAATATGGTTTGGATTCCTGGTAAGGGCAGCCCCTCACCAGACAGTTTCACGGATTCTGAAACGGAAGCCAGCAATGATGACccatcaacattttcacaagatAATAACGGTGAGTTTCATAACTCGGACAGAACAACAGATGATTCTCTAGAGGGAGACTCAAATAAGTCAAATCGTACCAGTGAGAATCCTGACAAATCAGAGGATGACTCGCTCGTTGTTATGGACACTATAAAGCAGCAATCTGTAGATCGGTTTAGAGAGGCAGACAGTCACCAGGGTATCCCAGCTCTGGAGACCTTCGATAGGAGAGACATGATCTTGCCGGCAGAGACTGTTCAATAA